The segment AAAGAGAAAGTAGGGTAAGAAAGAAGAAGGGTGACCACCGTTAGGTTTAGATTATaagactttttttaattttctattaaataCAAAGTGTGCCTATAAATAGgagtaattattttaaacatttaatttattgctaatggtgaatatatatacataagttaGTTGTAACATgtaaaaaattctttaattatCTATAAATTGTTTCTATTCGTAAAGTCAAACGTACTATTCCgaggaaaaattatttatctcaAATTTTATGGTCGTTATTGTTATTAATCATAGAGTCAAATGAATTATGGGAACAATTATTTATCTCAAATTTTATGGTTATTATAATGAGatatttgttgggttttatttgccctaaattttttaccataaataggttttccttgtaggaaaaggttttggattgactaattctTTTCTTGTAGGGAAAGGTTTAgtattctataaatagagacatgttccttctaacttaattagaattcacaatgtagtcttaagggctttgagagttttggttagaagGAGAATTTGTGgatcacaagcttgatacgttatcacttgtgtgaatctcccatgtattccgagtgaattgattgaggttgtttctctctgtattttgtactctcatatttatagtggattgctcatctcctttgtggacgtaggtcgattgaccgaaccacgttaaaactctgtgtcttttggtatatttctcgttgtcttcttactcgtggtatTTTGAGGTTTGCGTTGCTAGCTTCTGCGTTTACACCTGCtgattttcggtcctaacaagtggtatcagagccagattcaatgacggagtcaggttcagtggttcgataatcgatgattgaaccaggttagaaagatgtgttcatcttggcggtgtagttctagcagtaacctttttgacagtaatgaagattttgttggagaaattgtttcagagagattctttgtgttgagacataaattttgcaaaggagattatggagagaagaagcaagttgttgaagattaagtgaagaaggtgaacaaatttattttgtcagaaattcaggccaagggggagatttgttgggctttatttgccctgatttcttactataaataagttttcctcttaggaaaaggttttgaattgactaatcctttttggtaggaaaaggtttaggactctataaatagaggcatgtttcttctaacttaatcagcattcacaatgtagtcttaagggctttgagagttttggttagagggagaatttgtgggtcacaagcttgatacgttatcacttgtgtgaacctcccatatattctgagtgaattggtgaggttgtttccctctgtattttgtactctcatatttatagtggattgctcatctcctttgtggacgtatgtcgattgaccgaaccacgttaaaactctgtgtcttttggtatatttctcgttgtgtTCTTACTCATGGTATTTTGAGGTTTGCGTTGCTAGCTTCTGCGTTTACACCTGCtgattttcggtcctaacaatattgttatataagtatattaatatttgacgtttaaattataaataaaaatacacaataaattaaattaataactttGTGTGCCAAAAAAAGAATTGCATTTGGaaattagtttaatttgttttaaaaaatataaatataaaaaaagccAAAGACCAGTGACATTTTCTCGTGAAACCATGAACTTAACTGATATGTAtcatttaaatataactttttccttttaaatattcCTACTTACAATTTATTATGTGAATAACActgatgatgattataataaatatttaaattttgtatatttttatgggactaatataattaattatttgtataattttaagtTCTTTTTTACCTAAATTCACATAtgattttctaataatttttaaaattttctactagttaaacaaaaattttctaTCAAATATCTCTCTCTTCTATTAGATACATCACTATCTCCTATCGaaaacatacatatacatacatatccTCTCTCGAATAAATGTTCATCCCCTTTTGAATACATCTCTATCGTCTCTTTGATACATTTCTCTCCTCTCGGATACATTTATATTCCCTCTTAAATATATCTCTCTCCTCTCGAATTCATCCGTGAGCAATATGTCTACAAGTTTCCTGAATAACAATGTATCatgatcaatatatttgaatgtctgctgataattttttttttaattctaagatttttttttataatttgaaaaagagtAGAGATATAATGATTAACTcttaaaactatcaaaatttatgtcattttaactttaatttatgtgatatttttctcTGCCGTCAATTTCAAAAGAACtatgtattaatatatttaataacattttgattttaaaatatacattttatttttagtaagaaGATTTATAGTCATATGAACGTCCATGGTTTGTTTAGACCACGggttttaaaagtacttttttttataaaaaaaatatttcattttaagtcaaataaacattatataaatCGAAATTGAGTGAGTACAaactttagttaattttttttaaaaactatttttctgtataacaaaatttaaaatgaaaatgcgAAACCTTTTTCACAAGTAtgcttttttagttttttttttaatcaatatctAGTTGATAATAAccaaaaatttttaatataaataatgtaataaagtaatataattctgaaattcaagtattgatattaattgagaaaatatttatttataaattttaaagcatttataatctaatatttaatatgttttttactCTCGACGATTGAcactaatttatcataattcaagattGTAAGAAGTAGAAATCAAGACTAAAAAGTGCAATTCACTATTATATGAAGGTCAATTTGTAGTTTATCTAATGTGGAAATTTCCtaagtatataatatataattctatgacaaattaatttttggtaCCATATATTATACTATTTCAAAGTTTATCCCGTTAATTGgttatgtattttcttaaactAAAATTATGCGATCATTATTTGTCAATTCTTACATTATCAAttctatattcttttttttatctctttagAATTGTGCTATTTAAGTCACaatttttagagataaaataaatattatgttggAGATAAAATAGGTTTGATAAAATTATGTGAATACTTATGTTTAGAAAACattatatgtaatataaaaaaggaaattacatacataaaattaagataaaataaaatattattttagagataaaataggttaaataaaactatataaatacttatggttaaaaaacattatatataatttaaaaggaaattacaTACATGGACGATCGTAGAATTATACTGAATACATTGTAATAGTAATAAACAAGATGAACGATTCAAATTATCAAgaatataaaaagtaaaaatatttttcacattattattataattaaaccaatacaaattgatttttaaaaataaactaaaatgaatTTGTGGGCCACACAGGaatcaaaattttttgtgaCTCTTCAAAATGAAAATTGGATTTTAACATATTTGATTATGGTtgcaatagaaaaataattttacaaagagcatatgatataatgaatattattattattatatgcaaaatattattataaaaatataatataacataaaaaattaattttatcgagaatcaaattatttggagtatataatattataacaaaatCTATCTATTAATTTGATCAACACAGTAATCTCAATATTACCACTCATTACATAATTAATGTCTAAAAGtgtagttatatatatattagatcgCAAACCAACTACTTAATATATCTTCCACgaaattttcatctaaaataaagaaattattatatgcaagaaactaatatttttttacaaaaggCCCGCTAGCCTACATGTCATAATCTTAGCAAGACAAATGTTTTATGTATGCTAAatgttgaataattttttaattaatacacCTTTTTCTGTCTACTagctaaaaagtaaaataaaaaaaatataaaaatgaaaaatggaaaCAGCACAGCACTACTTTCCCATTACGCGTACTATAATCCAGTCtgtaattcattaataaatcatcattaaaaataataatatgtttttcaattttaagcgtgcatagataaattaaataaagtgtagtaaataaaaattatatttaaagataATATGTAAAAGCAtataactatttatttaattttatgcgtatttaaatatctatttatatacatctaaatttagaatatatagaagatataagttaaacatttattattattattatgtaagaAATTATTACAAACTTTTATGTCTGAATGTGAAAAAGATTACACATtgtttcctaattttttttcatcttcatcTCCATTCTTACACATCTACCTTACCTTAGGCAATTTCCTCCCATCACTCTCCCACCGAcacctttctttttttctttcttcataaaCCCACCATCAGATCTTTCTCTAAATCTCCATTTTTTCAACACCCAAATCCTCATTTTTACCCCCCTTTTCTACAACCCCAACAATGAAATCAATGTCAAAACTTGCCCTTTTTGTCTAAAACTATCcaagatttgatttttcatcataaagatttgatttttattccATTTCAGCTTGTGGGTATTGAGGGAAAAGATGTTAGATCGATTTCTGAGTGCTCGTAGAGCATGGCAAGTCAGGAGAATTATGAGAAATGGGAAGCTTACGTTCTTGTGTTTGTTTCTTACCGTTATTGTCCTTAGAGGGAATTTGGGAGCTGGAAGATTTGGTACTCCTGGCCAGGATTTGAAGGAAATTCGTGAAACATTTAGCTATTACAGGAAGCGCGTGGAGCCCAGACGCGTTCTTGAAGAAGCACAACAGGTATCATCTTCAAGCACTGTAAGTGATGGTGGTGCATCATCATCAGATAGTAATAATTATGCTACTTTTGATTTAAAGAAGATTTTAGTTGATGAGGATGATGGTGAGCCTGAGTTTAAGAGAGATCCAAATCAACCTTATGCTCTTGGTCCAAAGATAATAGATTGGGATGAGCAAAGAGGGGAGTGGTTgaaaaaaaatcctaattttcctaattttgtTGGAACAAATAAGCCAAGGGTGTTGTTGGTTACTGGTTCATCTCCTAAGCCATGTGAGAATCCAGTTGGTGATCATTACTTGTTGAAGTCAATAAAGAATAAGATTGATTATTGTAGGCTTCATGGGATTGAGATTTTTTATAATATGGCTTTGCTTGATGCTGAAATGGCTGGTTTTTGGGCTAAATTGCCTTTGCTTAGGAAGCTTTTGCTATCACATCCTGAGGTTGAGTTTTTGTGGTGGATGGATAGTGATGCTATGTTTACTGATATGGCTTTTGAGCTTCCATGGGAGAGGTATAAAGATGCTAATCTTGTGATGCATGGATGGAATGAGATGGTTTATGATCAGAAGAATTGGATTGGTTTGAATACTGGTAGCTTCTTATTGAGGAATACTCAATGGGCATTGGATTTACTTGATGTGTTGGCACCTATGGGACCAAAGGGAAAGGTAAGGGAGGAAGCCGGGGCGCTTCTTACTCGGGAGCTTAAAGATAGACCAGTTTTTGAAGCTGATGATCAGTCTGCAATGGTATATATATTGGCAACACAGAAGGAGATATGGGGTGATAAGGTTTATCTTGAGAATGCTTATTACTTGCACGGTTACTGGGGAATTCTGGTAGATAAATATGAAGAGATGATTGAGAATTACCACCCTGGTCTTGGTGACCATAGGTGGCCACTTGTTACTCACTTTGTGGGTTGCAAGCCTTGTGCAAAGTTTGGAGATTATTCGGTAGAGAGGTGCTTGAAGCAAATGGATCGTGCATTCAACTTTGGTGACAACCAGATCCTGCAGATGTATGGATTCACTCATAAATCACTTGGTAGTAGGAGAGTGAAGAGAACACGTAATGAAACAAGCAATCCACTTGAAGTGAATGATGAGCTTGGATTACTTCACCCTCCATTTAAAGCTGTCAAGGTACCATCTTCTTGAATGCATATGAAAGGGATCATGCATTAAGGTCAAGATTGGGATACCCTTTTAACCTTAAATTTTTGTACCATTTGATCACAATATGTGCCACGCTGTACTTGTTATTATGCCTGTCTTAGAGCACTGGTTATTGTATTCCTTCATTTGTCATAGTGTTTTGTGACATAATCTTTTTAAGTTACATATAAATTTCAATGGAAGGCATAgtttaattcatattatatgTTCTCCTTGCTCACATTTGGTTGTCGTTGTGATTTTGGAGGCAATGGCTTTGGTGCGCTGTTCCTTCTTTGAATTTATAAACTTTGCTTGTT is part of the Solanum lycopersicum chromosome 1, SLM_r2.1 genome and harbors:
- the LOC101262652 gene encoding xyloglucan 6-xylosyltransferase 2 translates to MLDRFLSARRAWQVRRIMRNGKLTFLCLFLTVIVLRGNLGAGRFGTPGQDLKEIRETFSYYRKRVEPRRVLEEAQQVSSSSTVSDGGASSSDSNNYATFDLKKILVDEDDGEPEFKRDPNQPYALGPKIIDWDEQRGEWLKKNPNFPNFVGTNKPRVLLVTGSSPKPCENPVGDHYLLKSIKNKIDYCRLHGIEIFYNMALLDAEMAGFWAKLPLLRKLLLSHPEVEFLWWMDSDAMFTDMAFELPWERYKDANLVMHGWNEMVYDQKNWIGLNTGSFLLRNTQWALDLLDVLAPMGPKGKVREEAGALLTRELKDRPVFEADDQSAMVYILATQKEIWGDKVYLENAYYLHGYWGILVDKYEEMIENYHPGLGDHRWPLVTHFVGCKPCAKFGDYSVERCLKQMDRAFNFGDNQILQMYGFTHKSLGSRRVKRTRNETSNPLEVNDELGLLHPPFKAVKVPSS